A part of Quatrionicoccus australiensis genomic DNA contains:
- the fdnG gene encoding formate dehydrogenase-N subunit alpha has translation MRVNRRQFFKISAAGLGGSGLAVLGMAPEAARAEVRQYKLYRATETRNNCTYCSVGCGILIYSLGDGAKNAQKKIIHVEGDPDHPVSRGSLCPKGAGVLDYIHSAQRLKYPEVREAGSNEWKRITWDEANKRIARLIKDDRDANFIEKNAAGATVNRWLSTGFLGSSAASNETGFLDFKFARGLGIASVENQARLCHGPTVSALAPSFGRGAMTNHWVDIKNANVILVMGGNPAEAHPVGFKWVIEAKTHNNATLMVVDPRFSRTAAVADFYAPIRAGADAAFLLGLISYLLNNDKIQHEYVKAYTNAALIVREDYEFNEGIFSGYDAEKRSYDKASWNYVLDKDGMAERDDTLQHPRCVINLLKKHVERYTPDMVASITGTPKAAFIKVCETMAATSVPDRTATILYALGWTHHTAGAQIIRCAAMVQLLLGNIGMPGGGINALRGHSNVQGFTDIGILANMLPAYLMLPQDKQQTLKDYLEQRTPKAQTPNSVNFWKNTPKFFVSLMKGLWGDAATADNNWGYDWLPKWDRSYDLLSYFDLVHQGKVNGYIIQGFNIVAAMPDSRKVRDSLAKLKWMVVIDPLQTETSSFWQNHGEFNDVDPTKIQTTVFRLPSSCFAEEDGSIANSGRWLQWHWAAQNPPYEARHDGRILGGIFTRIRELYKKEGGAFPDPILNLNWNYHDPADPHPQEVAKEANGYALADLFDDKGNQIAKKGDLLSSFAHLRDDGTTSSLCWIYTGQWTQAGNLMARRDNTDVGLGNTPGWAFSWPLNRRVLYNRASLDPAGKPWDAHRKLIHWNGKQWTGADVADYAATAAPEANVPPFIMLPEGLGRLFSVGAMNDGPFPEHYEPTESPLPANPLHPEVSRSPVARSFKADAERFGTREEFPYVATTYSITEMFRHWTKHSRLNAIVQPEQFVEISEKLAGKKGIKAGDMVKISSKRGFIRGKAVVTKRVMTLQVAGQEVEQIGIPCHWGYEGNTRKGFLANTLSPGIGDANAQTPEYKAFLVNVEKA, from the coding sequence CTGCGGGTCAACCGCCGCCAGTTCTTCAAGATATCCGCCGCCGGTCTCGGCGGCTCCGGCCTCGCCGTGCTCGGCATGGCACCCGAAGCAGCGCGCGCCGAAGTGCGCCAGTACAAGCTGTACCGCGCTACTGAAACGCGCAACAACTGCACCTACTGCTCAGTGGGTTGCGGCATCCTCATCTACAGTCTGGGCGATGGCGCCAAGAACGCGCAAAAGAAGATCATCCACGTCGAAGGCGATCCGGATCATCCGGTCAGCCGCGGCTCGCTGTGCCCGAAGGGGGCCGGCGTGCTCGACTACATCCACAGTGCGCAGCGCCTGAAATACCCCGAGGTACGCGAAGCGGGCAGCAACGAATGGAAGCGCATCACCTGGGACGAGGCCAACAAACGCATCGCCCGCCTGATCAAGGATGACCGCGACGCCAACTTCATCGAGAAAAATGCCGCCGGCGCCACCGTCAACCGCTGGCTGAGCACCGGCTTCCTCGGCTCTTCCGCCGCCAGCAACGAAACCGGCTTCCTCGACTTCAAGTTCGCGCGCGGCCTCGGCATTGCGTCGGTCGAAAACCAGGCCCGTCTCTGCCACGGCCCGACGGTATCGGCACTGGCCCCGTCCTTCGGGCGCGGCGCGATGACCAATCACTGGGTGGACATCAAGAACGCCAACGTAATCCTGGTCATGGGCGGCAATCCGGCCGAAGCCCACCCGGTCGGTTTCAAGTGGGTAATCGAGGCGAAAACGCACAACAATGCCACGCTGATGGTGGTCGATCCGCGCTTCAGCCGGACCGCCGCGGTTGCCGATTTCTACGCGCCAATCCGGGCCGGCGCCGATGCCGCCTTCCTGCTCGGCCTGATCAGCTATCTGCTGAACAACGACAAGATCCAGCACGAGTACGTCAAGGCCTATACCAATGCGGCACTGATCGTGCGCGAGGACTACGAGTTCAACGAGGGCATCTTCAGCGGCTACGATGCCGAGAAGCGCAGCTACGACAAAGCCTCGTGGAACTACGTCCTGGACAAGGACGGCATGGCCGAACGCGACGATACGCTGCAGCACCCGCGCTGCGTCATCAACCTGCTGAAAAAGCACGTCGAGCGCTACACGCCGGACATGGTCGCCTCGATCACCGGCACGCCGAAGGCGGCCTTCATCAAGGTCTGCGAGACCATGGCCGCGACCAGCGTACCGGATCGCACCGCCACCATCCTCTATGCGCTGGGCTGGACACACCATACCGCCGGCGCCCAGATCATCCGCTGCGCCGCCATGGTCCAGCTGCTGCTCGGCAACATCGGCATGCCCGGCGGCGGCATCAACGCACTGCGCGGCCATTCCAACGTGCAGGGCTTCACCGACATCGGCATCCTCGCCAACATGCTGCCGGCCTATCTGATGCTGCCGCAGGACAAGCAGCAGACGCTCAAGGACTACCTGGAGCAGCGCACGCCCAAGGCGCAGACGCCGAACTCGGTGAACTTCTGGAAAAACACGCCGAAATTCTTCGTCAGCCTGATGAAAGGCCTCTGGGGTGATGCCGCCACCGCGGACAACAACTGGGGCTACGACTGGCTGCCAAAATGGGACCGCAGCTATGACCTGCTCTCCTACTTCGACCTCGTGCACCAGGGCAAGGTCAACGGCTACATCATCCAGGGCTTCAACATCGTCGCCGCCATGCCCGATTCACGCAAGGTGCGCGATTCGCTGGCCAAGCTCAAGTGGATGGTGGTGATCGATCCGTTGCAGACCGAAACCTCTTCGTTCTGGCAGAACCACGGGGAATTCAACGATGTCGATCCGACCAAGATCCAGACTACGGTGTTCCGCCTGCCCTCCTCCTGCTTCGCCGAAGAGGACGGCTCTATCGCCAACTCCGGACGCTGGCTGCAATGGCACTGGGCGGCGCAGAACCCGCCGTACGAAGCACGCCACGACGGCCGCATCCTCGGCGGCATCTTCACCCGCATCCGCGAGCTGTACAAGAAGGAAGGCGGCGCCTTCCCCGACCCGATCCTCAACCTGAACTGGAACTACCACGACCCGGCCGATCCGCATCCGCAGGAAGTCGCCAAGGAAGCCAACGGCTACGCCCTGGCCGACCTGTTCGACGACAAGGGCAACCAGATCGCCAAAAAGGGCGATCTGTTGTCGAGCTTTGCCCACCTGCGCGACGACGGCACGACCAGCAGCCTGTGCTGGATCTACACCGGCCAATGGACGCAAGCCGGCAACCTGATGGCGCGCCGCGACAATACCGACGTCGGCCTCGGCAACACGCCGGGCTGGGCCTTCTCCTGGCCACTCAACCGCCGCGTGCTGTACAACCGCGCCTCACTCGATCCCGCCGGCAAACCCTGGGATGCCCACCGCAAGCTGATCCACTGGAACGGCAAGCAATGGACCGGTGCCGACGTTGCCGACTACGCGGCGACCGCCGCGCCGGAAGCCAACGTACCGCCCTTCATCATGCTGCCGGAAGGTCTCGGCCGCCTGTTCTCGGTCGGCGCCATGAACGACGGCCCTTTCCCGGAGCACTACGAGCCGACGGAAAGCCCCTTGCCGGCCAACCCGCTGCATCCGGAAGTCAGCCGCAGCCCGGTGGCACGTTCCTTCAAGGCCGACGCCGAGCGTTTCGGCACCCGCGAGGAATTCCCCTACGTGGCGACCACTTACTCGATCACGGAAATGTTCCGCCACTGGACCAAGCACTCGCGCCTCAACGCCATTGTGCAGCCCGAGCAGTTCGTCGAGATCAGCGAGAAGCTGGCCGGCAAGAAGGGCATCAAGGCCGGCGACATGGTCAAGATATCGAGCAAGCGCGGCTTCATCCGCGGCAAGGCAGTGGTGACCAAGCGCGTCATGACGCTGCAGGTGGCGGGGCAGGAAGTCGAGCAGATCGGCATTCCCTGCCACTGGGGCTATGAGGGCAACACCCGCAAGGGCTTCCTGGCCAACACCCTGAGCCCGGGCATCGGCGACGCCAATGCGCAGACCCCGGAATACAAGGCCTTCCTGGTCAACGTCGAGAAA
- a CDS encoding sigma-54-dependent transcriptional regulator encodes MNELPASESKSPWQQYSVLIVDDEVGMVSFLQRALSSRCGVVDSAGSVEAARPLLERSRYDLIVLDIALPGCSGVDWLHELREEGYAGDVVLMTAYADLDTAIEALRAGAADFLLKPFSLALVLNAIQRCFERSRLARENFVLRREVGPRAADVEGVIGQSEAMFKVCERLKKIAPSAATVLLSGESGTGKEVAARALHALSARADGPFVPVNCAAIAAELIESELFGHIKGAYTGAQQRREGLFYYARGGTLFLDEISELPLSAQAKLLRVLEEKRIRPVGSEQEIAVDVRVIAATNRDLKIEVGEQRFRQDLYYRLQVFEVMLPPLRERPEDIPLLFDHFVAQLAPSLGVPPLHLDARTLARLADYDWPGNVRELRNLIERSLILGWFDIGHEPEVAPGAFSCADETLEAVEKSHILAVLAACDGNKSEASRRLGISRKTMDRKCQAWGV; translated from the coding sequence ATGAACGAACTTCCGGCAAGCGAAAGCAAATCTCCCTGGCAGCAATATTCCGTGCTGATCGTCGATGACGAGGTCGGCATGGTCAGCTTCCTGCAGCGGGCGCTGAGCAGTCGCTGTGGCGTCGTCGATAGCGCCGGCAGTGTCGAAGCGGCGCGGCCGTTGCTTGAACGCAGTCGTTACGACCTGATCGTGCTCGACATCGCATTGCCCGGCTGTTCCGGCGTCGACTGGCTGCACGAGTTGCGCGAGGAGGGCTATGCCGGCGATGTCGTGCTGATGACTGCCTATGCTGATCTCGACACGGCGATCGAAGCCCTGCGCGCCGGTGCCGCCGATTTCCTGCTCAAGCCCTTTTCGCTGGCCCTGGTGCTCAATGCCATCCAGCGCTGTTTCGAGCGCTCCCGGCTGGCGCGCGAGAATTTCGTGCTGCGCCGCGAAGTCGGCCCGCGTGCTGCGGATGTCGAGGGGGTGATCGGTCAGTCCGAGGCGATGTTCAAGGTCTGCGAACGCCTCAAGAAAATTGCGCCGAGCGCGGCGACCGTGCTGCTGAGCGGCGAGTCTGGCACCGGCAAGGAGGTCGCGGCACGTGCCCTGCATGCGCTGAGTGCGCGCGCCGACGGACCGTTCGTGCCGGTCAATTGCGCGGCAATCGCCGCCGAACTGATCGAGTCGGAATTGTTCGGCCACATCAAGGGGGCCTACACCGGCGCGCAGCAGCGGCGCGAGGGGCTGTTCTACTACGCGCGCGGCGGCACGCTCTTTCTCGACGAAATTTCCGAACTGCCCTTGTCGGCGCAGGCCAAGCTGCTGCGCGTGCTCGAGGAGAAGCGCATCCGGCCGGTTGGTTCGGAGCAGGAAATCGCCGTCGATGTGCGGGTCATTGCCGCTACCAACCGCGATCTCAAGATCGAGGTCGGCGAGCAGCGCTTCCGTCAGGATCTCTATTACCGCCTGCAGGTCTTCGAGGTCATGCTGCCGCCCTTGCGCGAGCGTCCGGAAGACATTCCGCTGCTGTTCGATCATTTCGTCGCCCAGCTGGCGCCGAGTCTGGGCGTGCCGCCGCTGCACCTCGATGCACGCACCCTGGCCCGCCTGGCCGATTACGACTGGCCCGGCAATGTGCGCGAATTGCGCAACCTGATCGAGCGTTCGCTGATTCTCGGCTGGTTCGACATCGGCCATGAGCCGGAGGTTGCGCCAGGAGCGTTTTCCTGCGCCGATGAAACGCTGGAGGCAGTCGAAAAATCGCACATTCTCGCCGTGCTCGCCGCCTGTGATGGCAACAAGTCGGAGGCCAGCCGGCGGCTTGGCATCTCGCGCAAGACGATGGACAGGAAGTGCCAGGCCTGGGGCGTCTGA
- a CDS encoding sensor histidine kinase produces the protein MRFGRRSIRVRLLLLALIPLGFVLPLTISVLAYWGGDYFNQLLVTKVRSDLAIAHGYYERVSEGVGGSVASLADSARLARVLGALPRRHDKAIAAVLNAVQQEQKLDFLYFLDVDRSRADARAWPVVASALDGQAKTATEVFSGAQLFAISPALAERARTPVLVTANARADQREVEVRGLVIHAAAPVHDASGRLLGVLSGGILLNKNLNFIDRLNAIVYPEGALPFGSAGTATLFLDSVRVATNVRLFGSTRAIGTRVSAAVDAAVLGEGRTWLDRAFVVSDWYVSAYEPLLDSRQQRIGMLYVGFLEGPFVTARQHAFAAIAGVFLLAMLVAGVFAIFWARSVFRPIERMHSTMHAIEQGNVDARVGPLSTPDDLGIVAAHFDRMLDRLQSQASSLKRWGESLDAKVAERTAALEQAVADLKAAQSQLVMNEKLAAIGQLTAGVAHEINNPVAVIQGNLDVLRDLLGPQAEPVEPEIKLIQEQIHRIRLIVAKLLQFARPQDYVGYLEPVAAGPLIQDSLLLVRQLLKTNNIAIEQHLDSQRQITCNKNELQQVMVNLLVNAIQAMPDGGLLTIAAEDWDAADMPLGIRLIVADSGHGVSDADREHLFQPFYTARKPGGNGLGLWVSKSLIERYGGNITIENQPGQGARFVVWLRLEPQGL, from the coding sequence ATGCGCTTCGGCCGGCGCTCGATCCGCGTTCGCCTGCTGTTGCTGGCGCTGATCCCGCTCGGCTTCGTCCTGCCGCTGACCATCTCGGTGCTGGCCTACTGGGGAGGCGACTACTTCAACCAGTTGCTGGTCACCAAGGTGCGCAGCGATCTGGCAATTGCGCATGGCTACTATGAGCGGGTCAGCGAGGGGGTTGGCGGCTCGGTGGCCAGTCTGGCCGACTCGGCGCGCCTGGCGCGGGTTTTGGGGGCGCTGCCGCGACGGCATGACAAGGCGATTGCTGCCGTGCTCAATGCCGTGCAGCAGGAGCAGAAGCTTGATTTTCTCTATTTTCTCGACGTCGACCGTAGCCGCGCCGATGCGCGCGCCTGGCCGGTCGTTGCATCGGCTCTGGATGGTCAGGCGAAAACCGCGACCGAGGTTTTTTCTGGCGCCCAGCTTTTTGCGATCAGTCCGGCGCTGGCCGAGCGGGCACGCACGCCGGTACTGGTCACGGCCAACGCGCGTGCCGATCAGCGCGAGGTCGAAGTGCGCGGCCTGGTCATCCACGCTGCTGCGCCGGTGCACGATGCGAGCGGACGCCTGCTCGGGGTGCTCAGTGGCGGCATCCTGCTCAACAAGAACCTGAATTTCATCGATCGCCTGAATGCCATCGTCTATCCCGAGGGCGCTCTGCCTTTCGGTAGTGCCGGTACGGCGACCTTGTTCCTCGACAGCGTGCGGGTCGCTACCAATGTGCGCCTGTTCGGCAGCACGCGCGCCATCGGCACCCGCGTCTCGGCCGCGGTCGATGCGGCCGTGCTCGGCGAGGGACGGACCTGGCTGGACCGCGCCTTTGTCGTCAGCGACTGGTATGTCTCGGCCTATGAGCCATTGCTCGACAGCCGGCAGCAGCGCATCGGCATGCTCTATGTCGGCTTCCTCGAAGGCCCTTTCGTGACTGCCCGGCAGCACGCCTTTGCCGCGATTGCCGGTGTCTTCCTGCTCGCCATGCTGGTTGCCGGGGTTTTTGCGATCTTCTGGGCGCGCAGCGTCTTCCGGCCGATCGAGCGCATGCATTCGACCATGCACGCCATCGAGCAGGGCAATGTCGATGCCCGCGTCGGGCCGCTGTCCACGCCGGACGATCTCGGTATCGTCGCCGCCCACTTCGACCGCATGCTCGATCGTTTGCAATCGCAGGCTTCGTCGCTCAAGCGCTGGGGCGAGTCGCTCGATGCCAAGGTGGCAGAGCGCACCGCGGCGCTCGAACAGGCGGTGGCCGATCTCAAGGCGGCGCAGTCGCAACTGGTGATGAACGAGAAATTGGCCGCGATCGGGCAGTTGACCGCTGGCGTTGCGCATGAAATCAACAATCCGGTCGCCGTCATCCAGGGCAATCTCGACGTCCTGCGCGATCTGCTCGGGCCGCAGGCCGAGCCGGTCGAGCCCGAGATCAAGCTGATCCAGGAGCAGATCCACCGCATTCGGCTGATCGTTGCCAAGCTGCTGCAATTTGCCCGGCCGCAGGACTATGTTGGTTATCTCGAGCCGGTGGCGGCCGGGCCGTTGATCCAGGACAGCCTGCTGCTGGTTCGCCAGTTGCTCAAGACCAACAATATCGCCATCGAACAGCACCTTGATTCGCAGCGCCAGATCACCTGCAACAAGAACGAGTTGCAGCAGGTCATGGTCAATCTGCTGGTCAATGCCATCCAGGCCATGCCGGATGGCGGCCTGCTGACCATCGCGGCCGAGGACTGGGATGCTGCCGACATGCCGCTCGGCATCCGGCTGATCGTTGCCGACTCCGGGCACGGGGTCAGTGATGCCGATCGCGAACACCTGTTCCAGCCCTTCTACACGGCGCGCAAGCCGGGCGGCAATGGGCTGGGACTGTGGGTCAGCAAGTCGCTGATCGAGCGCTATGGCGGCAACATCACGATCGAGAATCAGCCCGGGCAAGGCGCCCGCTTTGTCGTCTGGCTGCGCCTCGAGCCGCAGGGGCTGTAG